In one bacterium genomic region, the following are encoded:
- a CDS encoding LLM class flavin-dependent oxidoreductase produces MAPRRMRFGICTDQNLPWPTLVERWQYFERLGFDSVWDCDHLNQPSNPTGPYYEGWTLLAALAARTERIRVGVLVSCNTFRHPGLLAQEAVTVDHISNGRLEMGFGAGWFVPEHERFGIPFPPRDALVVRFREAVQVLDSLFRNETTTFAGKYYQLQGAYVRPRPVQKPRPPLTLGAHGPRMLRICAEYADAWNSFGTVEEIRKRNRILDEQCAVIGRDPQTIWRSFYGWASQMASQRLPDPWSTVSAFQEIVGRYSAVGINEFIIDQPRPEQFSVLERVATDVIPKLR; encoded by the coding sequence ATGGCCCCCCGCAGGATGCGCTTCGGCATCTGCACGGACCAGAACCTGCCTTGGCCCACGCTCGTCGAACGCTGGCAGTACTTCGAGCGCCTCGGCTTCGACAGCGTCTGGGACTGCGACCACCTGAACCAGCCGAGCAACCCAACGGGACCGTACTACGAGGGATGGACGCTGCTTGCCGCCCTGGCGGCGCGCACGGAGCGAATCCGCGTCGGCGTCCTCGTGAGCTGCAACACATTCCGCCACCCCGGCCTACTCGCCCAAGAGGCGGTCACTGTCGACCACATTTCGAACGGCCGGCTCGAGATGGGCTTCGGGGCCGGATGGTTCGTCCCCGAACATGAGCGATTCGGCATCCCCTTTCCGCCGCGCGACGCGCTGGTTGTTCGCTTCCGCGAGGCGGTACAGGTGCTCGACAGCCTCTTCCGCAACGAGACCACGACCTTCGCCGGCAAATACTACCAGCTTCAGGGAGCTTATGTTCGGCCGCGGCCCGTGCAGAAGCCACGCCCGCCGCTGACGCTCGGGGCCCACGGACCGCGAATGCTTCGGATCTGTGCCGAGTACGCAGACGCCTGGAACTCGTTTGGCACCGTGGAGGAGATTCGCAAGCGCAACCGGATTCTGGACGAGCAGTGCGCGGTGATCGGGCGGGATCCCCAGACGATCTGGCGGTCGTTCTACGGATGGGCAAGTCAGATGGCGAGTCAGCGGTTGCCCGATCCATGGTCGACCGTGTCTGCGTTCCAAGAGATCGTTGGCCGGTACAGCGCGGTCGGGATCAACGAGTTCATCATCGATCAGCCGCGCCCCGAGCAGTTCTCGGTCCTTGAGCGGGTCGCGACTGACGTGATTCCTAAGCTGCGCTAG